In Terriglobia bacterium, a single window of DNA contains:
- a CDS encoding site-specific DNA-methyltransferase — MTTSTAAHPQPYTDSVAHDALLPPELRNIRDSQTDLPRIAKDPKLTALIDSIVPRIPTVHDLHRADARRRLATIASETVHLVVTSPPYWTLKEYRQSEGQLGFVTNYEKFLSELDKVWQECRRVLVPGGRLIVVVGDVCLSRRNNGGRHMVVPLHASIQEHCRAIGFDNLAPIFWYKIANAKHEVENGSSGFLGKPYEPNAVVKNDVEYILMQRKYGAYRKPAVSTRILSVISAANHQKWFQQIWSDVTGASTKDHPAPFPLELASRLIRMFSFVGDTVLDPFLGTGTTSLAAALAGRHSIGIEVDEHYFNMAVARLGSGAAHIELKNVNGSISLQRASDGKPLSPATNLLPPKRAEMD; from the coding sequence ATGACCACAAGCACGGCAGCACATCCGCAACCCTACACCGACTCGGTCGCTCACGATGCGTTGCTTCCGCCTGAACTCCGCAATATCCGTGACTCCCAAACCGATCTCCCGCGCATTGCAAAAGACCCGAAGCTCACGGCTTTGATTGATTCGATCGTCCCACGAATTCCGACAGTTCACGATCTCCACCGGGCCGACGCACGTCGGCGGCTCGCCACGATTGCTTCTGAGACGGTGCATCTTGTCGTCACTTCGCCGCCCTACTGGACACTGAAGGAATATCGGCAGTCAGAGGGCCAACTCGGGTTCGTCACCAATTACGAGAAGTTCTTGTCGGAACTCGACAAGGTTTGGCAGGAGTGTCGGCGAGTGCTCGTTCCGGGCGGTCGGCTCATCGTTGTCGTCGGCGATGTTTGCTTGTCGCGCCGAAACAACGGCGGGCGCCATATGGTCGTGCCGCTGCATGCCTCAATCCAAGAGCATTGCCGCGCCATCGGCTTCGACAATCTCGCCCCGATCTTCTGGTACAAGATCGCCAATGCCAAGCATGAGGTCGAAAATGGTTCCTCCGGGTTTCTGGGCAAACCATACGAGCCGAATGCGGTCGTCAAGAACGACGTCGAGTACATCCTCATGCAGCGCAAGTACGGTGCATACCGGAAGCCAGCCGTCAGCACTCGGATTCTGAGTGTCATATCCGCCGCGAATCACCAGAAATGGTTCCAACAGATTTGGTCGGATGTCACCGGCGCCTCGACCAAGGACCATCCTGCGCCGTTTCCCCTGGAGCTGGCATCTCGATTGATCCGGATGTTCAGCTTTGTTGGCGACACTGTGCTCGATCCATTTCTTGGCACCGGTACCACCAGCCTTGCAGCGGCGCTGGCGGGGCGACACAGCATAGGCATTGAGGTTGACGAGCACTATTTCAATATGGCCGTCGCGCGGCTTGGCTCTGGCGCCGCCCACATCGAGCTGAAGAACGTGAACGGGTCAATTTCTCTGCAACGCGCCTCCGACGGCAAACCCCTCAGCCCCGCGACCAACCTGTTGCCACCCAAGCGCGCCGAGATGGACTAG